A part of Oncorhynchus kisutch isolate 150728-3 linkage group LG2, Okis_V2, whole genome shotgun sequence genomic DNA contains:
- the LOC109879275 gene encoding LOW QUALITY PROTEIN: single-stranded DNA cytosine deaminase-like (The sequence of the model RefSeq protein was modified relative to this genomic sequence to represent the inferred CDS: inserted 1 base in 1 codon; deleted 1 base in 1 codon) gives SMIITQKKFIYHYKNMRWAKGRHETYLCIVVKRRRGEEREGGSREKREGREYQLLFLRLLEAGALCPCLWGYGAPDSVGLCYSVTWLCSWSPCSDCSYRLAQFLSQTPNLRLRIYVSXLYFCDPEDSSAREGLRMLQRAGVQITVMNYEDYFYCCYCWQTFVACRQRVFKAWDGLHQNSHAHTLYP, from the exons agcatgatcattacacag AAGAAGTTTATCTACCACTATAAGAACATGCGCTGGGCCAAGGGCCGACACGAAACCTACCTGTGCATCGTGgtcaagaggaggagaggagaggagagggagggagggagtagggagaagagggaggggagagagta CCAGCTGCTGTTCCTGCGCCTCCTGGAAGCAGGTGCCCTGTGTCCCTGCCTGTGGGGTTATGGAGCTCCAGACAGTGTGGGACTGTGTTACTCAGTCACCTGGTTATGTTCCTGGTCCCCCTGCTCAGACTGCTCCTACAGGCTGGCCCAGTTCCTCAGCCAGACCCCCAACCTCCGCCTCAGAATCTACGTCT AGCTCTACTTCTGTGACCCGGAGGACAGCAGTGCGAGAGAGGGTCTCCGCATGCTGCAGAGAGCCGGGGTGCAGATCACTGTCATGAACTATGAAg ACTATTTCTACTGTTGT TACTGTTGGCAGACCTTTGTAGCTTGCAGACAACGTGTGTTTAAGGCCTGGGACGGACTGCATCAgaactcacatgcacacacactgtacccTTGA